The segment AACGTGCGTATCGCCAGGTCCGGCGCGGTTGATGGTATCAATGAGGTCGTCAAGTGTCGTTGGAATAGAGCAGCTTGATTCCGGGTTGGCTGGGTCGGAGCCGCAATGAATTTCCATGCAGTCAATCATGCTAACGTCCTCATAGTCACCATCGGTGTTGGTCACACAATCTGCGTTGCAGGAGAATATATTCGGCATGCAATCGTACGTGCCGCAGTAGCCGTCTCCGTCAGCGTCGGTACAATCTGCATTACAGTATGGGTTGCTTTCATCGCAATCGGCGTCCCCGCAAAATCCGTCATTATCTTGATCCCAGCATGTGTCGCCATCATCACAGATACCGTCGTTGTCTCCATCAGGACCGTCTTGCATCGGATTAAAGAGGCCGCCGGAACAATCGTTGCAGCTATCGTCGTCGGTATCGGCGCATTCAAGATTATTAAAATCATCACTGTCCGTTACGCTTGTGATGCAGCCAGTATTGTTTCCTGAACCGTTGCCTAATCCGTCGCCATCAACATCGGTACATGTATCGCCTTGATCGCAAATGCCATCATGGTCTCCATCAGGCCCGTCGCTCCAGATTGAATAGGTACCGTTTGTACAGTCGTCACAGGAATCACCATCTACGTCATTGCAGGCATAAATGTTGTTATCGTTGAGATCTGTGATGGGGTAATCACAACCACTGTTTCCTAGAGTTCCAATGCCGATACCATCGCCGTCCGCATCGGTGCATGTATCGCCGAGGTCGCATATGCCATCACTGTCTCGATCCAAGCCATCGTTGTTTAGATTGAAGCTGCCTTGGCTGCAATCATCGCAATTATCGTTATCGAGATCGGCGCAGCTGCTTGAGTTGGAATCGTTGAAGTCGGTCTGTGGCCAATCACACGAATTGTTGCCGTTGACCCCAGTGCCTAATCCATCTCCATCGGCATCAACACAGGTGTCATTATCGTCGCATACCCCATCGTTGTCGGCATCAGGGCCGTCGTTTGTTGGGCTAAATTCACCGTATCGGCAGTCGTCACATCCATCTGTGTCGAGATCAACACAACGATTTGCATCCAGGTCCGCTACATCTGTAAGCGTTTGCTCACATTCCAGGTTACCTCCTGAGCCGTTGCCAAAGCCGTCTTGGTCAACATCAACGCAAAAGTCTCCAAGGTCGCAAATCCCATCTGTGTCGAGGTCTTGGCCATCGTTACCGGGAGCGTAAAAACCATTTATGCAGTCATCACAGGTATCGGAGTCAGAGTCAGAGCAGACCCGTGAGTTGTTATCATCTGAGTCGACGTAATCTGCCGCGCAGCCTACATTGCCGAGGGTACCTGTACCGAGGCCGTCGCTGTCGAAATCTGTACAGGTATCAGTCAGGTTACATACTCCGTCTAAGTCTTCATCGAGGCCATCTTGGGCCGGGTTCCATGAACCTTCACTGCAGTCATCACACGTGTCGCCGTCAGTATCGATGCAGCTCAATAGGCTGTTGTCGTTTAGATCGGTCTCTGGTCTCAAGCAGCCGCTATTGCCGAGAGTGCCCGTTCCAAATCCATCACCATCAGCGTCGGTGCAGGTGTCACCAAAGTCACAGATAGAATCGCCATCGCTGTCCGTACCATCGTCGAGGATGTTGAACGTTCCCGAAGAGCAATCGTCGCAGCCGTCTCCATCTGAGTCATTACACTGGTAGCGGTCTGTGTCGTTGCTATCGCTAAGGGGAGAGGGGCAGCCAGATTGGTCTAAGTTACCATCACCGAGGCCATCGCCATCGACATCTGTGCATGTGTCACCCGCGTCGCAAATACCGTCTGCATCCAAATCGGAGCCGTCGTTGCTGGGAGCGAATATTCCGGTGCTGCAGTCGTTGCAAGTATCGCCGTCGAGGTCGATACAAACTGTAGAGTTGTTATCATCTGAGTCAAATTGGTCAGTGAGACAATCAGCGGTACTCAGCCCTTCTATGCCTACGCCGTCCCCATCGAAGTCCGTACACGTGTCTCCACTGTCACATCGGCCGTCTTCGTCTTGATCCGAACCATCTTCGCCTGGTGCCCAGGTTCCACCGCTGCAGTCATCACATCCATCGCTATCGATATCTGCGCAGATATTGGGGTTCTGATCGTTAAGATCTGTTTCTTGATGCTCACAAGATTGATTTTCAAGAGTGCCTGTCCCAAAACCGTCTTCATCTGCATCGGTACAGCTATCGCCGCCATCGCAAATACCATCTTTGTCTCCATCTGGACCATCTCGCGTTGGGTCGTAATTACCACGGGTACAGTCGTCGCAACTGTCACCGTCGGTATCGGCACAAATTTGATGATTGGTATCGTCCCGGTCAGTGCCAGTGTATTCACAGCCCGAGGTGCTAAATCCCACGCCGCCAAACCCATCGCCATCAAGGTCGACACAATCGTCGTCAGCATCGCAGATGCCGTCAGCGTCTAGGTCGGTTCCAACGGTTAACTCACCATCGTCGTCATTGGTCACACAAAGTGTTTCGGCATTGAGTTGCACCTGAACATCAACCAGTTGTTCGGCCTTGAGAACGGTCTCCGCAAACCCTGCAGCAACTGGAGCGCCGCCGGAATAACCAAGGATGGTAATGCGAAGAGGAGATTCACCCATGCTACTTGGAACCAAGATGGTGAAGGTTTGCTGGGAACCTTCAATTTCTTGTGCCTCCTCCGGAAGGAGGGCTGGTTCGAAAGCTGGGTTACCGTTGATGGTTTGACCCATCACCTGAAGTTGGTCGAGGGCGAGTTCTGTTTCGAAGGTAACTGTTACATTGAGCCCAGTTACATTTTCTTGAACAACGTATTGAATTGAGTCGCAACCCAAGAGCAGCAAAGGCGTGAGGGCGCCGAGCAGTAAATTTCTCATATGTTCTATCTCCGGTCGATGGTTCCAAGAGTTCCTGAAGGTGCAACCATTTGTTGCGTGGGGCCGCTTTGAGTCAGAACAACAGCTGAGATGCTTGCGGCAACTACAGATGTGGCAATACTCCAAAACCACCATGACTCATAAATAGAGTCGGGTTGCTCAACCATGGTTTTCACCAAGTCCGATGAAGGGGTGAGCGCACTAAGTGCAGGATCTTGAATAGGGACAACGAGGGGAGCCAAAGGCAGCTCATCAACAGGCGATGCCTGAATAACTTTAATCGTGGGACCTTGTGGCTGTTTCGCAACCTTCGCGTTCGCAAGGGTTGGCTTTACTTGAGTTGTTGATTTTTTGGCCACGGCAGGCTTGGTCTTTACGGGAGCTGCCTTCTGAGGAGGCTTACTCGCAATGACTTTCTTCGCAGCTACAACATTAGCTGCTGTGGCAGTACGTATTAGGTCTTCAACTTTATCCCGGTTACGGGCCTTTGGACTTTCTCTGAGGTACTGGTTGTAACGCTTGAGTGCCATATCGAACTGCTTCAGCTCCATATGACATTGGCCCATATTGAACAAAAAGCCAGAAAGCTCCTTGTAACTGTAGGCCGCCTCAAACTGCTCCAACGCTTTTCCGTGTTCACCATTGGCGTAGTGAACTTGGCCTTGTTTAAAATGCTTCTTGGCACGAGCGACATTAACGTCGGCAGCCAGAGCCATATCCGCGTGGGTGCCAACCAAGGCAACGGCCACGAGCATAGCGATGAATTGCGCAAACTTATTTTTGGATTTCACGTTTGAATCAACCTTCTTCTTGGGCGAAAGGATCTACAAGGTCCTCATGGGTATTGGCGTCAGCGGCCGGGGCTGGCGTGACGGTTGCTTTTGGCTTGGGTGAAGCTGCGGGCTTTGCTTCAGCCTTTTTGGCCTGAACTTTTAGCGTGGCTAGAACGCGGCTCGAGGTTTTTGGGTTCCACGACTGCGAAACTGAACCGTAGCCAGGCAGGCTGAACTCATATGCTTCCGGCGACGCATTACTCGGGAGCTGCAAAGTAAATGGTGTTACGCCAACAACTTTTTTATCTGCCACACGGCGTACTCTAGCTCCCACAGGGTTGGATTGAAATTCAACCAGGAGGGGTGCTGGAGGTGGGCTTGGTGGTTTAATGGTGTTCATAGCAGGAGCTACCGGGGCGGCTTTGGTTACTGTTTCCTTTTTGGGTGGAACAGGAGCCGCAAGCCGAGCTATTTTTTGTTTGATAGCTTTGGATGTTTTAGCCGCCTTTGCTTTTTTGGGAGCTCTCTTTTTCCGAGGCTGAAGGCTGGAAGTCTCCACTCGGCTCTTTTTTTCTGCTTTCATGGCCGCGGGAGCAGCTTGCGCTTGAGGTTTGTCCTGAGATGACTGCTCTTGAACGCTTACCGGGTTAAGCCCTGTTGTTAAGTTGTCTAGAGCCTCATCCCAACGCATCTGAGTGCCGTAGGCGATGGCTGCAACTGCAACACAGGCGCCTAAAATGGATCCGATAATCTTACGCTTACGGGCTGAGCTTTTTCGTTTCCATTGAAGGATTTCGAAGTCATCATCGTCGTCATTGCCGTCGAATAATGGCTCTTCGTTTACGGGTGCAGCTACAGGTTCTGCTCGCTTTTGAGACGGGCGTTGCTTTGTGATCCACTGGAGTGTTTTGGCGATATCATCGGCATTTTTTGGTTTTTCTTGTTCGCCGGGCGCGAGACAAATTTCGATGACACGGGTCAGTTCAGAAGGCTTATCATCAAAAGGAGCAAAGATGGGCTCCAAGATGGCTCCAAGACTCTGCAGGTCGTCATTGACGGTGAGTTCAGAGGTTTCACTGTGCAGTTCGTAAGCACCAAAATCGAGAATACTTACCCGGCGCTTTCCTTGGGAGTTAGCCAAGAGATACACGTTATCCATGTTGAGTTGACCATGAATGATTTCATTCTCATGGGCTTTGGCAATGGCTTTACCGAGTTGGCTGGCTATTTCCAAAGACACATCCAGGCTCTTGGGACGGTAGCTGGAAAGAGTTGCGCCGTTGAGAGCATCCATCGTGTAAAATGATGGAGCATCAAGTTCATGAACTGTTTCTCGAATATTGATCAGGCCGGGGTGAGCCAGCGCGCTCGCTTTTTCAAGAATCTCAAAGAACTTTGCAACGCGCTTGGGTTCCTCACAGGTTTTTTCGTTTAAGATTTTCAGTGCAACTCGCTCACCGGTGGTTGTGTGTTTGGCAAGAAACACATCTCCTTGTGAACCCGTACCGAGATACTTAAGAATGCTGTATTGGCGAAGCGTTTGTCCTTCCCAGTCTTTAGCCGGGCGGTGCAGGGAAGTTTGTGGTGCGGAGTCTTCAGCTGCTTTTACTTCTTCAGCTGCTTTTACTTCTTCAGCTGCTTTTGCTTCTTCAGCTGCTTTTACTTTTTCAGCTGCTTTTACTTCTTCAGCTGCTTTTACTTCTTCAGCTGCTTTTACTTCTTCAGCTGCTTTTGCTTCTTCAGCTGCTTTTGCTTCTTCAGCTGCTTTTGTTTCTTCAGCTGCTTTTGTTTCTTCAGCTGCTTTTGTTTCTTCAGCTGCTTTTGTTTCTTCAGCTGCTTTTGTTTCTTCAGCTGCTTTTGCTTCTTCAGCTGCTTTTGCTTCTTCAGGCTCACTGACCTTAAGAGGTTGAACTCCGCTGTCTTCTACAGCAGCGAGTGCTTGTTCTGCTGCTTGCTTGGCTTCTCGCTCGGCAATTGCTTTCTCGAGTGCTGCTTGTTGAAGAACCTGAGTGGTTTGGCATTCGTGAGCTACTTTTTCACGTGCAGCTTCTTCAGCTTGCTTTGCTTTTTCTTCGGCCTCTTGCGCCTTTTGGGCTTCTTGCTGCACCGCAAGAACCATTTCTTCGGCTTTGCGAGCCATCTCGGCGGCGGCCTTTGCTGCTTCGACTGCTTGCTCTTCGGCCGCTTTGGCAGCGGCGGCTGCTTCGACCGCTTCTTGTGCGCGCTCTTTTGCTTCTTTGGCAGCAAGTTCTTCAGTCAGTTTGGCTTTTTCGGCTTCTTCGGCTTCTTGCTTGGCCTGTAGCTCTGCCTCCTTAGCTACGGCAACTTCAGCTTCCAGCTCCTGGCGTTCTTGCTCGACCCGTCTTGCTTCTTCGAGTCTTTCTTCAGCTTGTGCTCTAGCTTCTTCGAGCATCGCTTGTGCGGCAGCTGCTTTTTCTTCAGCACGTGCTCTAGCTCTCTTGGCGGCTTCCTGAGCAGCTCGGTCCGCTTGCTCTGCCGCTCGCATGGCTTCTTCGGCGGCTAAGCGCGCATTGTTTGCTTGCTCTTTTGCTCGCAATACTTCGGGATCACTCTCTATCTCTTGGGAGGTATCGGAGTCGGAGGCTGTATCCTGCGGGTCGACATGGTCAGAGTTGGTTGCGGGTTCTTGACCTGA is part of the Deltaproteobacteria bacterium genome and harbors:
- a CDS encoding tetratricopeptide repeat protein, with translation MKSKNKFAQFIAMLVAVALVGTHADMALAADVNVARAKKHFKQGQVHYANGEHGKALEQFEAAYSYKELSGFLFNMGQCHMELKQFDMALKRYNQYLRESPKARNRDKVEDLIRTATAANVVAAKKVIASKPPQKAAPVKTKPAVAKKSTTQVKPTLANAKVAKQPQGPTIKVIQASPVDELPLAPLVVPIQDPALSALTPSSDLVKTMVEQPDSIYESWWFWSIATSVVAASISAVVLTQSGPTQQMVAPSGTLGTIDRR